AGCTTGTCCAGCTTGGTGACCGCCAACAGGATCTCGATGTCGAGCCCTTCAAGGAAAGCCATCAGCTGCGTGTCCGAGGCCGTTGGCCCGTGACGCGCGTCCACGATCGCCACCGCGCCCGCTGGTGACGCCCGCGCAAGGTAGGCTTCGATCAACGAGCGCCATCGCTCTCGCTCCCGCTTGCTGCGTCGCGCGTAGCCGTATCCCGGAAGGTCGACCAGCTCGAGGCGCAGACACTCCTTGGTTGCGCCATCCGCGGCGCGTTGATCGCGCGGCAGGCTGACCTCCACCTGCACGCAGCGAATCGCACGAGTACATCCCGGCGTCGAGCTGGTGCGGACGAGGTCTCTTCGGTTCAGCAGCGC
The window above is part of the Pseudomonadota bacterium genome. Proteins encoded here:
- the yihA gene encoding ribosome biogenesis GTP-binding protein YihA/YsxC; this encodes MSVRIHSALLLQELRDPAGIASGNVPRVVFAGRSNVGKSSLINALLNRRDLVRTSSTPGCTRAIRCVQVEVSLPRDQRAADGATKECLRLELVDLPGYGYARRSKRERERWRSLIEAYLARASPAGAVAIVDARHGPTASDTQLMAFLEGLDIEILLAVTKLDKLSSSQRKPALSRIKRVGRHPVFGVSATSKQGLGSLWRGIASLAAPPTLA